Part of the Vespa velutina chromosome 7, iVesVel2.1, whole genome shotgun sequence genome, GATACGTTAGCACCctagaaaataaaggaaaaggaaagaaaatcaagaaggaagaaacgaaagagagacaaaaaaaaaagaagaaacaagaaaagaagacaatCAAATTTTGTGCGATCACTTACATATTCCTTCAATGATTTTAACTTGTCTATATCGCATTTAACTACTGCCGCATTGAGCATAGAAGGAATAAGTATGGAGGTCAATTCTTGAAATTCAGCTCTTGaggataattttaatgatctcGCTACGGCATTAACTAGATCTGATTCGAACATGAATGGTAGTTGACTTGATGTTAATTCACCGCGCAAATTGCTTTGCattattcttcgttttctttttacattccAATCAGTGTTAGATAATACGTAAGCTAATTTTGTTAAAGCAGCTTCCGGCGTCATGTCATAACCAGATATTACACCTGtttgaaatattacaatttttaaaataatataatttttattgatatatatatatatatatatatatatatatatatgtgtgtgtatgtatgtatatgtatctaccaGTTTCCTCTAATAATTTTCCTGCTTCGTATGTACCCGATACACGACCAGTTGTACATTGAGTtatattgatgataataataccaCGTCGTGTAGCTTCACGAAATTCAACGAATATATCCTCGCGATTGCTTGGTATATTACCAGAACCATATGTTTGCAATACAACACCTTCAGTTGGTGATTGAAGAAATGCTTTGACTAGATCAGCAGTAATACCAGGGAAAAGTCGTAAAAGACCGACGTTTCGATTCAATTTCAAATGTACCGTAAAATTTCCTGGACCTTGAGGATATTTCGTTAAACGATAGTCGactaaaaaatgtttatattgattgataattaaagagattaattaattaattatacaatgtattatagtttattttaaatataagaaaaaaaaaaaatttgttttcagattttagaaaatataaatgatattatccgatgttttattgttaaagatatttaaaaaaaaataatttgtatcggagtttttttttttttttttttttttaaattcgtataattaattacatatacgcTAACCTTCTATATTTATTCCAACCGTAGCCAAAGGTGGAAAATTTGGTGAGTGAAATGCATCGAAGGACGTGGCTGAGACTTTACTGGTACGATTTCCTCGCATAAGATTAGTTCCAAAGAATACGCATACTTCtggtatattataatttgcaGCTATTACCAAAGATGTAAGAAAATTATCTACTCCATCGTTCCTCGTATCAAATATAGGAACTTGAGAACCAGTCAAGATAACAATCTTATCGAGATCTTGCAACATAAATGACAAGGCAGATGCTGTGTAACTCAGTGTATCTGTTCCATGTAATATTACAAATCCGTCGAAATCGTTATagtatttctaaaaaaaaaaaaaaaaaagaaaaaagaaatttttaatttgatgaattttattaattttttgtttttatatgtgtatgtgaaaaaacaaatatatatgtatatgtatatatatatattcatagaaTGCGATTTgggagtaattttttttccctttccttttcttttcttttttttttccaaatatatacatgaatgatttacttttatatcatTGGCAATAAGAATCCAATCGTCCATAGTCATATCACTGGAATCGCAAAGCGGTGAATATTCTAATACCTCATAAATAACACGACAATTATCCGTTGTTTTAACCctgagaaagaacaaaaacaaaaagaataatgaatcatatataatttgtagTAAAAGAGAATGATTGCTATTTGGTTGCAATATCTaaagtattatctttatacaaTGAATAATACGCTTACGGTAAGATCAAAGGACTCTCGTCAGCCATTTTGCCGTATATTTGTTTGGCATAATCACGATCATGCATTTGAGAAAATTGtcgtaaattattaacaaaagaaTTGGCTTTTGGTACCAGaactaaaatattaaaagatatgaatagtcaaaaaaaaaggagaaaagaaaagaaagtataataatttcatacgtggattaatttaatacaaatgGATCGTATATTTCTGTTAAAAATCGTGTCTAATATCTAATCTTCTAACGTTagattaaacatttataaaattatttttcttatcgtttttcttgttAAATCAGAATAAAACTGTATGATACTTGTAAGAAATttattgcttcttttttttttttttttttcattctttccatGAAACATATAcaacataatattaataagaaaaattaattggacAAGCAAAAAGCTAAGGTTtctgaaaatgaagaaaaaataaaagaaaaaagagaaaagataagactccgttataataaaatcatttcgatTTTAATGATTGCTCTCACCTCCGCTTTCATTTCTAATCATTCCTATAGTACCACCGGTATACAAAACAAGAACTCGACTTTCAGACTTGATCTCACTCGTCGTGGCATTTTCCTtggtagaatatttttcactatcatttgaatttatttccgTTGCTTGatcgtcgtcattatcgataaacAATTTCTGATCATTCTCATTCTTTATAGATCTTAACATGTTGACGCGTTTATGAACTATAACAAACTGATAAATATCGTTTAGTCGTACAGTTAAATCGATCGTGCTGCTGTTATTGAATTCTTAGTTTCAACACCAtactctctcctctctccccctctctctctttttttctctctctctttctctctctctctctctttctctttctatctttctctttctctttctctttctatctctctcttttttcacatgatccattataatttattattatattttatatcgttcaaatacatttcaatttttgggcaattaaaataaaagataatttttttattgcatcatatattactttatgtaagttatacatatagatacattttagttcaattcaattaatattaatattataaaatataaaatattaattatacatatacatttgtatttcatacaaaaaataaaagagttcTTCGTTACttagaattatttcttattatcataattttatgcAATCGTTGATAACATATTCGtttcttgatttattttcacgatatttcacaataatatttttgatatcaatcaatcattttctcaagcatatagtataatatagtgtataagatatattattatatttttatcatatttaatgataatagaaaattacatttctcttttttctagttctaataatttcttttcgatcgttttagATTTCTGTAACaattatctatatctataaaaatggtttttttatttgtaaacgttaaatggaaaatattttcttcgtttcttctaaATTTGCATGTTAAAatgttatgtttattaaaattcgcTAAAAACGTGTCTAACTTTAGTGACAGGTACGGAgaaaatattaactatataaaCCTAACTATATttagttaatataaaaaatattaactaaataaattattgaccCCCATCATGTGCCTATCCTATCAATGTATAAGTTTATGTAAGTATTAATACAATGTCTAACATATCTATAATACAAGAATCGAATTAGTATAAGTTAAagcaattatatatttctttgatgaTGACATGCATATAGCAATGAACCGTATTATAAGTTCGTTCAACGTGACGAGACAGAAAATACAAACATAACAATTGCGTGTTAAATGCGTGATAGATATAAAGAACTTTAGTTATCGTTAACTATTGTTAATTGGCTAATGATAATCAATTGTTTAATTAAGAAACGAATTTATATAGGTCATTTTTAGGGTTTCCTTCGATTTCCCGTTCGAAAAGTGTTATGCAATATCTGAGAATTGTACGTATATTTTCGTATCTCCTTATCACGTCTCTATCAcgtgtatttatttacattttctgAATCATTTCGATTGCGcgaattataaacattttattgtcattagtatcgatatgcatttttttttattataaattcataaaaactaataaatgtgtatatatatatatatatataaacgcaaaagattaaaatatgcGTAGAAAATTAATGCTAatgaagatttattattatctctttatatGCTAAAATAGTgtgaaacaatttttaaagtatattatatatttttatcataacattttaattttgttacaaaattctttttatttagttcacaattatatcaattattttgttaaatatttattggaataacattgcaattaatttacgtacatatacatcaaattaataaaagttatat contains:
- the LOC124950507 gene encoding L-asparaginase isoform X3 translates to MLRSIKNENDQKLFIDNDDDQATEINSNDSEKYSTKENATTSEIKSESRVLVLYTGGTIGMIRNESGVLVPKANSFVNNLRQFSQMHDRDYAKQIYGKMADESPLILPVKTTDNCRVIYEVLEYSPLCDSSDMTMDDWILIANDIKKYYNDFDGFVILHGTDTLSYTASALSFMLQDLDKIVILTGSQVPIFDTRNDGVDNFLTSLVIAANYNIPEVCVFFGTNLMRGNRTSKVSATSFDAFHSPNFPPLATVGINIEGVISGYDMTPEAALTKLAYVLSNTDWNVKRKRRIMQSNLRGELTSSQLPFMFESDLVNAVARSLKLSSRAEFQELTSILIPSMLNAAVVKCDIDKLKSLKEYGANVSQTNVDGRTALHIACCQGNLNIVQELLKMGANVNKKDRFQRTPLIEAIENDHCEIINILLEHGSKLDKDVIGNKICDVVGSGNAKRLQSYLIADPDISERKDTSGRTPLHLAALHNDITIITLLLNHGANPKSIDMIGHTPFDLAKLVGAVDAMECLTINDDINE
- the LOC124950507 gene encoding L-asparaginase 1 isoform X1 yields the protein MLRSIKNENDQKLFIDNDDDQATEINSNDSEKYSTKENATTSEIKSESRVLVLYTGGTIGMIRNESGVLVPKANSFVNNLRQFSQMHDRDYAKQIYGKMADESPLILPVKTTDNCRVIYEVLEYSPLCDSSDMTMDDWILIANDIKKYYNDFDGFVILHGTDTLSYTASALSFMLQDLDKIVILTGSQVPIFDTRNDGVDNFLTSLVIAANYNIPEVCVFFGTNLMRGNRTSKVSATSFDAFHSPNFPPLATVGINIEVDYRLTKYPQGPGNFTVHLKLNRNVGLLRLFPGITADLVKAFLQSPTEGVVLQTYGSGNIPSNREDIFVEFREATRRGIIIINITQCTTGRVSGTYEAGKLLEETGVISGYDMTPEAALTKLAYVLSNTDWNVKRKRRIMQSNLRGELTSSQLPFMFESDLVNAVARSLKLSSRAEFQELTSILIPSMLNAAVVKCDIDKLKSLKEYGANVSQTNVDGRTALHIACCQGNLNIVQELLKMGANVNKKDRFQRTPLIEAIENDHCEIINILLEHGSKLDKDVIGNKICDVVGSGNAKRLQSYLIADPDISERKDTSGRTPLHLAALHNDITIITLLLNHGANPKSIDMIGHTPFDLAKLVGAVDAMECLTINDDINE
- the LOC124950507 gene encoding L-asparaginase 1 isoform X2 → MHDRDYAKQIYGKMADESPLILPVKTTDNCRVIYEVLEYSPLCDSSDMTMDDWILIANDIKKYYNDFDGFVILHGTDTLSYTASALSFMLQDLDKIVILTGSQVPIFDTRNDGVDNFLTSLVIAANYNIPEVCVFFGTNLMRGNRTSKVSATSFDAFHSPNFPPLATVGINIEVDYRLTKYPQGPGNFTVHLKLNRNVGLLRLFPGITADLVKAFLQSPTEGVVLQTYGSGNIPSNREDIFVEFREATRRGIIIINITQCTTGRVSGTYEAGKLLEETGVISGYDMTPEAALTKLAYVLSNTDWNVKRKRRIMQSNLRGELTSSQLPFMFESDLVNAVARSLKLSSRAEFQELTSILIPSMLNAAVVKCDIDKLKSLKEYGANVSQTNVDGRTALHIACCQGNLNIVQELLKMGANVNKKDRFQRTPLIEAIENDHCEIINILLEHGSKLDKDVIGNKICDVVGSGNAKRLQSYLIADPDISERKDTSGRTPLHLAALHNDITIITLLLNHGANPKSIDMIGHTPFDLAKLVGAVDAMECLTINDDINE